AGGCTTTTTTGTTTAATGGTTTCTTTGGTTCCATATCATCTCCCCATGCCTTATTTCCTTGTCTGCTACTCTTCAACCACCAAcctttcttgtttctttctctgcTTTCTTCTCTTGCTTTACACTTTACTAACACACAAAAGGAAATTCAAAAAGTGCCCTTCCCCTTATTAACATTGTTCCTTCTCTTCTGTTTTcctctcattttttcttctcttttctttttcttttaaccaaATGAATTTGGTTCATATGTTCTTCATCCATTCAATTTGAAATAGTTCTCGAGCTCAATTTGTTAATGCATTATAACTTCGATGATCACAGGTTTGAGTTCTTATCTCACGTAtggttgaattaaaacaagaaaatgaatgtCTTTAAGCTTCAAGCAGTATCTGATGAATGTTTATGCTTTTCGTGTACTATGAAAGTTTTCATATTCGTTGGGTACTAATTAAACACAGAACTAAAGTTTGGGAACACgttaaatacattttcaatCTAAGGATCGGAATTTATTAAAGataaccttaaaattttgagactTATAAACACAACCTATTCCTAAGAAATAGGCGTAAGTCATTGGCTCTAATCAAAGAAGTTGGCTATAGTCTGAACAAAACTTTGACCAAAACCAACACTTTTTATTTAGATATGTCCGGTCTtctctctaataaaatgagaaaaggaaTCTTTCtagagatttttaaaacgaacTCAAAATGATTAGGCGTAGAGAGCAGACAAATGATGTTTAAAGTTCAAGCATAGCTTATTATTTAACCTacttttttgtaaatataaaaattttctaatttgttaaatttgaTAGGCTCAATACTATATGCTATACAAGTTTATTCCATTAACTTTTGTCTCACTTTAAAAAGGTTTCAAATCAACGAGTCTAACcgtcttttttttattgggatttttttaaaaaaataacaaaattattatacacaaaatcaaaagatcGGGATCCTCATTTAGTATAATGAAAAGTCGAAAAGTATGGCCAATTTCTTATCCATGGAAGGACAAATTAGTAAATTTACTCACAAGTATTATGATTTACTGTCTACATTTTTACTAATTTATCATCTAACATAAGGTTATCACaagttaatttaaaatttttaatatttaccgAACAGGATAATTAcgattgaaaatattaaaaaaaaaaaaaaatacaaggacTAAACTGAAAACAGGATTAAAAGCCGTATTTaacctattattattattattttattattaattttggcGAATCCCGCCATTCGACTCTTTACACCAACCTGGTTCGTAAGCTTCGCCGTCAATCTCTAGCTTCCCCCTGCCGTTCTCTCTCCCGCTCGCTACGTAAGTTCTCCGTTGTTCCGCCAATTCTTAGTTTCATGATTGATTTTGACTTctagtttttccttttgtatgGACTGCATTCATTTTCTATCTGGATTGTTTTCTTGTCGATTTCGTTACGAGCTTTCTCGTCTCGATTTCAATGTCAGTCTATATGATACATTTCGTATTAGAAATCATCGACTTTAGCAATTCTGATTGCTTCCTCGTTGCGGTTTAGTATTCCGAGCTGACTCGAACTTGTACTCATCATCTAGTTTTGGTTGTTTCTGTATGCATTTTGTGTTGGTTAAACGCTAAATCAGTGTCCGGAACCCGAAATTTCTCTCTAGGAGATTCAATTTACTTATGGTGGTGCTCTGTATGAAATTTTCGGATGATTTTGTTTCTGTGTTTTTGGACCTCTTTGATGTCCtctttatagaaaaataaactttagaTTGATTTATGGAAAGACAAAATTTAGTGAAGAAGACCTACTTGCTGCAATTGTGCCGTTAATGAAGCTTATCTGCCACGCAGTAATTAGACTAATTAATTCTTGCCAGACCAAAGACAAAAATGATCCCAAAAGCAACATTTAGGCTGCTTTCCAAACTTGTTTTTGCCTTGTTCTTGTCCTGCTTGATTTTCACTTAATTGGGCCAAGTATATCACGCTCTGGAGGTCTACTCATTAGTGGTTTATCCCAGCAAATGTGCTACTCAGCACGGCCATGGGTTGTTTCCTTGGATATTTGGTGGTTGCTAAATGTCACCCACCCCCTGAATTATGCTCATTCTAGGTGTTATGTTTGTAGAGTTCCCAAACACGTCTCCATTGGGCCATCGAACTGCACTCGGTATAATCAGAGCGTGTCTCTTGGTCGTTCCTCTGTTAGGATGGCCTTCTTGGCTGATTAGCTGAATTTTCTTGTCTCTGGGGTTCCAATGCACAGGTTTGTGCTATTTTCTGCACTTCTCTCTTTCTGTATACGTTGTTATATAGTTCAAGATAGTTGCATACCTCTAAGGATTACTTGCTTGATGTTTTGCTCCTGATGGCTGTTGAAAATCTAATGATATTTGTTTGTGCCATTGCTTATCCTGTCCTCTTCTCTTGTCCATACAAGTGAGACAAAGAACTATCATATGCATATATCTATATGAATTTTGAACAGGAACTAGAATGAATTAAGATTGATCTTACTTGTTGCAAAACAAAATCTATTCTATGCTGAATAAAGAAGCTGCAATTCATCATCTAAATATTGGTTCTTTTGGGAGGTGGGGGTATCTTTCAATGTTGACGCACGTGATTTtcaatcttattattataaatgtttgTTTTTGATCTGATGTGATCCAATCCAATCCTCATCCACATTCATTTAACTTAGTCTTACAGCCATTAATCCTTGGGCAGGGACATGGAATGCATTTACGAGCAGATGCTTTGAAAAAGTAAGCCTAAATGATGATTTATTTACacacttattttctttaatttcttgtaaAGTATGACCTTGTGAGATGATAAGATCAAGCAAAAGATAGGGATGTTCATTGAAGGCAAATTACATGCCTTCTTTATTTAGTTCGATAACgacatttttagaaaatattttatttttaataaatattttcgtTCATATCTTTATGTCAAACATGAGTTTAGCTCAACaaatcattatatatatattctttgttcttatGGTTGAAGATTCAAATCTTCACCTTCTCACATTCGTTGTATTCGAGTATCTACATTCTTGAACAAATATCTAAAGTTGCATAtaataaccaaaatattaaattttgaatcagGTTATTTGTTTATCCACAATGGACGAGCGCCTCCACCAACCAGGTACTCATGAATCATTATGCGCTTTTCGAACAATAaatctattttgttcataacaaaattaaagataaattctacatttttatttagttaaataaGAAGATAAGGATAACATATATCTGTCTCATGGTTGAATTAGAATAAGGCATGAAACTGAAGGgatattatgaaaatattatcttttgcAAATGATAGTGATAAGATAGGTCTCTTCATGGCGCCACCGAAACaaagtcaaaacaaaattaatcaaaGATATAAGtgaaacttctccctctttTCCATTCCTTTCAATTAGTTAggtcaaaaagaaaaagaaaaaaaaacctaaggcataattttcaatattagaTAAGCTATCGGTTCATATTTTGTATCaagtcattaatttttaaagacaatagaaaaaaatattaaatttttaaactcgTGTTTagcaaattattaaattttaaaaaaaaatcacacaaaaattaaaaaatggggTAAATAATTGTATCTaggaattaaattataaatttggagTTAGATTTCATGGTTCTAACAAATATGAAATGTGATGGGTGATGGAAGCTAAAATCTTTAACAAATCTTGAATGTAGGACCAAATCTTGAATATAGGGACATGAGGCGTCGGGAACGCAACATCGTCCACCGACGTTGGTTCCTCATACCTCCCTCTCCCCCTTTAAAATGGTGCTAATTCCTGCACATTTTCCCGAGAAACAAACGGAAAATCACTGAGAAAAAtccatccattttctttaattttcctCCGCCGTTGTCGTTTTCACGCAACTGCTCTTTCCCAGAcaattgttcatttttttacgAATCTGTAAGGCCCATGTGGAACCCCTTTTGATTCTTCGGCGCCCTTACTTACCTTTTTTTTcgaattaaattttgaaatcctTGAATTTGGGGTTATGCCTGCTCCGTATTGTCGACGATTTATCGTGTCGGAGAAATCCGCCATGGAAACCGCCATTGTAGTGCCTTCTTCTACCCCATCTGGCCTTTTGGCACCGCCGTTGTCATCGGGGATTTTAACACAAGACGAATTGAAGAAGATCGCTGCGTACAAGGCCGTCGAATATGTCGAATCCGGCATGGTTCTCGGCCTTGGCACCGGCTCCACCGCCAAACACGCCGTGGATCGAATCGGCGAGCTATTGCGCCAAGGTAAGCTCAAGAATATCATAGGAATCCCCACTTCCAAAAAAACTCACGAACAAGCCCTCTCGTTAGGAATCCCTCTTTCAGACCTAGATTCGCACCCTGTTCTCGATCTCGCAATAGATGGCGCCGATGAGGTCGATCCCCATCTGAATCTTGTCAAGGGCCGAGGCGGCTCtcttttgagagagaaaatggtgGAAGGTGCTTGCAAGAAGTTCGTCGTGATTGTTGATGAATCGAAATTGGTTAAGTATTTGGGAGGCAGTGGGCTCGCCTTGCCGGTGGAGATTGTCCCCTTTTGTTGGAACTTCACCGCCGTCCGGCTGCAGAATCTCTTCGAAACCCATGGTTGTGTGGCAAAGCTCAGAACCTCCGGTGAAAATGGACAACCATTTGTTACTGATAATCGCAATTACATTGTGGACTTGTATTTCAAGGAAGATATTGGAGATTTGAACGTTGCTAGCGATGAGATTTTGCGGCTTGCCGGTGTCGTCGAGCATGGCATGTTCATCGGTATGGCCACCACATTGATCGTTGCAGGAGAGCTTGGGATTACCATCAAGAACAAGTAGCCATTACCAGGAAGGAAGGAAGCTGGAGATATCTTCAATGGCTTCTCAATTGGGTATTCCCTGTTCtaaccttttgttttctggGTTGTGAAATCATTAGCAAAGAGTTCTTGGTTCCTTAGAACCAATTATTTACAGTATTAGAATTTAGGTTTGGCTGAGTTTCTGTGACTTTGAATTGGTTTTGAATCTGTAAAGGGCTTAACCCAGTTGTGTTTTTATGTTCGAGTCACTTTTGTTATTCGTTCGAGATCAATTTAAGCTTGTTCGGAAGGACTTTGAAAGTTCTAATATCCATTTCGACTGTATTTGAATCGTGTATGTACGTTTCTATAGCCATGTAACGAGAAGTCGGGTAGTGGCGATCACATGTTTGTACTCAAACTCGAAGAACTCAAAGCATCATCGACATGGATGAGAATGAATGATGTATGTACATTTCTATAGCCATGAAACGTGAAGTCGGGTAGGAGTGAATGCACGTTCTACCTGGTTGGACTCGAACTCAACGAACTTGGAGCGTCATCGACATGAACGAGAATGACGAGATTCGGAGTACAACCTCTAAATTCAAGTTTTCTTTTCGAAAGTTCTATGTTACAAATgggtaaaattttcaattgctACCCGACcaattaataatgataatgagaCACTTCCGACCAACCTGAATATAGCTTAATCAACCTCCAATATTTTAGgagattttattaatattttaattcgtCCAGTATTTCTTTGTCatatgtttaataaaataaataaaaaaaactgacAGATCAGAGGAATCTGCATCCTTTTAAGGTGCATTGGGCCCCAAAGTTGGGCCTGAATGATAAGCTCTGAGAACCAAGATTAGCTATGGGCCCATTTTCTTCTGTATTGAGGCCCAATGTCACTGCATCCTGGGCCCATTTTCTTCTGTATTGAGGCCCAATGTCACTGCATCCTGGCCCATGCCCATTAAATTTATGGTGTTTTTTTTGCCATggacctttttcttttgattattttttatcaatgCCCTCCAAAATGTGATAACATCAAAACAATCATTATATATTGTACTAGTTGATAATGTCGTCTGTGTTAACCTGAGCCTAACTCAATTAGtttaaacatatattatttatcGAAAGATTATACGGTTGAATTTTCTAATTCAAAAAACTatcaaactaaataaataataacaattttagGGTCATATATTAATCAATCAACCAAccttaaatcataaattttaatttttcttaatccGTATGAATGGTGATCCCAGATTTAGTTCTTTAGAATTCTTAGATGCATCTAAGTTCGATTTATAGTATTAATGACGTCTTCCTTAGAGCTGCATATTGAATTGAATCATAACTGGGTATGTCTTTTTCGGTCCGTAAATCTAGTATTGTCTTAACAGTCGTAACGTTCTTTATGTTGCATTGATGGAATCgatgaaaaacaatatctacgtTATTAATAAAATCCTGGCTGTTTAACGAATGGGACGGGCCTATGAACCACTTGATGACATATATGAATAAATGTatttgtaaagttttgatCAAATATTGACAAATTATGAAAAAGGGTTCATAATTCTCCTTTATCCAACGAATTATTTGACCTTTGCTACAAAtactttatttgaatattaaaatataataattaaattataagattctctctcatttcacgcaaatcatatattttccatctaattttttaaagggaaaatatatatttaattatataaaaggGAATTATTTGTAGCTTAGATTATAAGATAATAAAAAGGTATTGCACATCACCCCAAGTCAAACCACTTTGcttcttttcctttacttACCCTCTAAGAAACCATTTTATTTGCCCTTTCTAATTCCCTTTTAGTACAAACACAATTTTCTCCCCGTTCTCGACTTCCTGCTTCGCCTGGGGCACGCTCCCACATGGTTTGGTATAGAGATGCCTACAAGACAAAAGCAGCTACCTCGTTCGTCACTAGAGATGTCTACAATACAAAAGCAGCTATCTTGTTCAGGGCAGGTTCTCGCATGATACGATACAGAGATGTATATAGAACAAAAGCAAAGACGAGGAGAAAACTCTCTCCACTCCCACTCTCATTCCCTACTTTGGTAGTCTCACGGGTTAAATAGACCTCTCTAATTGGATATATAGATTTGAATATGAATGAGTATATgtcaaattgatttatttaattatggaatatatttcaattatataaaatttaccatggttaaaatttatgtgtttgaatattataatatatattaagatgaatttaattaaagttgGGAAAGGTAAAAAAGAGTAGGTGAAATAATTTAGTTAGAATGAAAACATAGTgaatcaaattaatgtaaactTTATTTCCTTAAAGCTCAAATAAAGTGAGCataaatgttaattaaaacaagctaaataaaactaaataaataaacctaaGCTACAAAACCCTACTGCCACCCTGGcaatcaagaaaaataaacccTNtataaaaatgaaattcaatttgacaataaataaatatatattttttttttaataattcctaaacttaattttaatttaccataaaaaaagaatttaaggagacataaatttaagataatttattctattatttataagatgCGGTGATGGGAGTATAAATCAGGTGTGACGCATGTGCTGTTGCTCCCGTGGGCCCACAATCCATGTAGTATGTGTGTGGCGACGTGTTGGTCATAGGTGGGCCCCTCGTGTACTGTCTCAGTCACGTGCCCGAACCACATCCATCCCAccacattttcatttattctttccatattagatttctttttttcaaatatatatatatttgttttaaataatcattaaaGCATAGATTTTACACGTGaataagatttattttaaatataataattaataaaaattataacaaattaATAGATACGTAGCAAGCTTTCATTAAAtttgagggattttttttttaaaaaaaattataattattttaaatgttgtggttataataataataataataataataataataataagaacacTTATTTGGATCATCATTGGTGGGGCCCACTTCATCGTACACCACACATCACGTATATCATCATCACCTTCTGATCCCATCCCGAACTGAATGATTGATATTTCAGTGGTCCCCACACGGTGGCAAAAAGAAAGTGATTTATCTAATTTGGCGGGTTTATAAGGAGAAAGTACTGTTCTGTTAACGTAGATCGCGTTGCAGAGGATTATTTCTCCATGTATTCTgttttttgactttttaagatgttttaattatttaactgaattaattaattaataatgtatTAGTTTCCATTTTTGACTTATCACGGAAACCGATGAAACCAAAGCACCGTTCACACACAAATTCCGTTTAGCCGTCCCGAGTCCGTAACTCGGTAACTCGGTTTCCCGACTCACCTGCCCGCCACCTTTTTCCGCCAATCCTCCCAAGCCgaaattttgtcattttttgaagtttattggttaaataataataataatatttatttattttaatatttattaaaaaatataatgattaaaataaaacagaaaatagtttttttaacgtaatttataattactaGGAGGGTAATTTGGTAACTTCAGAAACATAATGAGGACACGTGTCAAAATAGTGTGGAAAAAATCTTggaagaataaagaaaaagggggGGGGGGAAAAGTGGAAAGGGACAAAATGgaataaaagaaggaaataaatatttagggATTAGCCCATGCTTTCTTACTTAATTCAATCAGGCACCAGAAGATTCAGCATTTTATTGAATtgaacacaaaattttaattaattaaaaattggcATACctgattttgtttaattaattttacacCCGCCTTTTTCGTTTCCCATGATCACCGATTCACTGCCCCACCACCATGTGAGTccctttccttctctcttttcatttttttttttttttaatttttaatttttaatttttaattttttcttttttctctccacAGAGTTCTATAAATCTCCATTACTTCTCTTGAAGGTTGCTCTAGAAAAATCGTTTATCTGATTAGAATCGGCCTTCTCTGCCCTTCGTTTTTTGTCAGTTTTGAGGCCTTAATGCCTCAAGATATCGGCAAATGAGATAGTTTCGTGTATTTTGCGGTCTCTGTACCGGGATTCTTTGCCGATGAAGGAATTCCCTGCTTCgcttttgtttttggtggGTTTTGCTACTTTTAGTTGGGTTTTGGCTTTGCCTCACGATGTTGTGCGGGAAGATTCTGGGAATTTTATCTTAGGTTTGGACAGACATCCTTCTCTACCGTTTCTAAATTCTTTCCGGATTCGAtcgtttattatttattcattctcatttggttgtgattttttttgttttttatgtgaatttgattgatggattctgtttcttattttgatgaaaatgacGGAGGGAAATGGTCGCTGTTTTATGTTGTGTAATCTGTAATTCTCTTGCGTATTCTATGCGATCACATTGTGCTGAATCTTTATTCCCTGTTTTTGCTTTATCTTTTGTGTGTTCTATGGAGCATTTGTCTCAAAGTATGTTCGTTTGTTTATTAAGGAAGGGTTGGATTTGCAGGGCAAAATGACTTTGGTCCTTGGGAGAATCAGATATTGCAGACTGCTAAGGCCTCAGGATCTTCAAAAAACGACTCTCAAACCCCTCTTCTATTGGCAGCAAATAGAACGAAGCGTCCAGATATTCGTCATGGGTTTAGGGTGTATGAAGGTGGCTGGGACATTGCCAATCCCAATTACTGGGCTGTAAGCTCTGTTAtaccataatttattttactaattttgtttttttttttttttttatatattttgccTTGAACTTCTGCTGTTCTAGACAATTTCTTGTGATTTGTTTGTGTATGTATGCTAGCAAGATAATATTTGAGGTGAGAAATCTTTGGAAACTTGTGGTAGAATTTTAGTCATACACTCTCCAGTTCACAACACTACAGAGTGATTCTTTAGGAAATGAACTATCATAATCCTGGAGTTTTAGTCACATTGTTCGACGTTTGTCATTTGAGTTTACTTTAACCGTTGATGTGAGCtctcacctcggttggagaagggaacgaagaaTTCtcataagggtatggaaatctctccctagcatatgtgttttaaaaaccgtgaggctgacggtgaaacgtaacgagccaaagctgacaatatttgctagtggtggggttgggctgttacaaatggtatcaaggCCCgtcatcgggcggtgtgccagcgaggacgttggcccccaaggggagtggattgtgagttctaacatcgattggagaggggaatgaaacattccttataagggtgtggaaacatcttcctagtaaatgcgttttaaaactgtgaggttggcggcaatacgtaacgggccaaagctaacaatatctgttagcggtgaggTTGGGCGGTTATAGTTGATGTTCTGTAATTTATTGTATtgttaacaatttaattaaggatgttcttttaattatgttgTGTGAAGCTCTTGAAAAGGTTTCGCATCATGTCTGCTGCGATCGCATGTTTTAGTATAAGGTCTTTCCACTTATTGAGTCTTCCTTGGCGTTGAGTATCCTTTTACGATATTCGAAATGATTAATCTTATTCAAACTGAGTATTCATTTCTGTGCATACTAATGTATTTGCAGTCGGTTGGATTTACGGGTGCCACTGGTTTCATTCTTTCCATCC
This genomic window from Cucurbita pepo subsp. pepo cultivar mu-cu-16 chromosome LG01, ASM280686v2, whole genome shotgun sequence contains:
- the LOC111777246 gene encoding probable ribose-5-phosphate isomerase 2, which translates into the protein MPAPYCRRFIVSEKSAMETAIVVPSSTPSGLLAPPLSSGILTQDELKKIAAYKAVEYVESGMVLGLGTGSTAKHAVDRIGELLRQGKLKNIIGIPTSKKTHEQALSLGIPLSDLDSHPVLDLAIDGADEVDPHLNLVKGRGGSLLREKMVEGACKKFVVIVDESKLVKYLGGSGLALPVEIVPFCWNFTAVRLQNLFETHGCVAKLRTSGENGQPFVTDNRNYIVDLYFKEDIGDLNVASDEILRLAGVVEHGMFIGMATTLIVAGELGITIKNK